A single window of Oncorhynchus keta strain PuntledgeMale-10-30-2019 chromosome 34, Oket_V2, whole genome shotgun sequence DNA harbors:
- the LOC118363506 gene encoding POU domain, class 2, transcription factor 2-like isoform X9 produces MFVPLPVPFMFQRTAPDLNAWRQKSPLALRSDSEIRMSKPVEVENTVTDSPMESTDSERNGPDSNHQLQQMKISPFHLSPTLSSNKNKMEECGEMSLGPAPHHSHAPSQTPLPHTQLMLTGSQLAGLTALLPAQQQLLLQQAQAQLLAAAVQQSVQQSNAAHAAHAAHAAHAAAQANQQAQAAAAANQHAQQQAGQTGQQGKSQPQGQSTQEQTGQPVPVPPTHPQLTLSQPIQLTAQDIQQLLQLQQLVLVPGHHLQSPQFLLQQHQGQQGLLIPSLLHSSGLLSTPNLIQLPQQNQGSLLSTPRLGLQAQRDKAMEGSGVMTSVSSVTSHPEEPSDLEELEVFARTFKQRRIKLGFTQGDVGMAMGKLYGNDFSQTTISRFEALNLSFKNMCKLKPLLEKWLNDAETMSTDSTMPSPSSLSSSSMGFEGLPGRRRKKRTSIETNVRVALERAFITQNQKPTSEEILCIADQLSMEKEVIRVWFCNRRQKEKRINPNSATPPLPSQPPQAPPTHKPPCYSPHMMSSQLSNQLSSQMSSQLSSQLSSQLSQAVTSLSTTLTTMSSFSPLIPSGPTHSSLSSASSPVTPPPPRSTASPATPSHSTLSLNTGLWRLGKKNGDVSNYITDFAANLSPSSQWWPAAPFQS; encoded by the exons AAATCAGGATGTCAAAGCCAGTTGAGGTTGAGAACACAGTGACTGACTCTCCAATGGAGAGCACAg ATTCAGAGCGGAATGGTCCTGACTCAAATCATCAG CTTCAGCAGATGAAAATCAGCCCCTTTCACCTTTCTCCAACCCTCAGCAgcaacaag aatAAGATGGAAGAGTGTGGTGAGATGTCCCTGGGCCCTGCTCCCCACCACAGCCACGCCCCCTCACAGAcgcccctcccacacacacagctcatgCTGACCGGCTCCCAACTGGCAGGG TTGACAGCTCTCTTGCCAGCTCAGCAGCAGTTGTTACTGCAGCAGGCTCAGGCCCAGCTTCTAGCTGCAGCTGTGCAGCAGTCTGTTCAGCAGTCCAACGCAGCTCACGCAGCTCACGCAGCTCATGCAGCCCACGCAGCCGCCCAAGCCAATCAGCAAGCTCAGGCAGCCGCAGCAGCCAATCAACATGCCCAGCAGCAGGCGGGACAGACAGGGCAGCAGGGCAAATCACAGCCCCAGGGACAGAgcacacaggaacagacaggtcaacctgtccctgtcccgCCCACTCATCCTCAGCTCACCCTCTCTCAGCCAATTCAGCTCACCGCCCAG GACATCCAGCAGTTGTTGCAGCTGCAGCAGTTGGTTCTGGTGCCAGGACACCACCTGCAGTCTCCTCAGTTCCTCCTCCAACAGCACCAAGGGCAGCAAG GCCTACTGATTCCCTCACTTCTTCACTCGTCAGGACTGCTATCAACACCAAATCTGATTCAGCTACCTCAGCAAAACCAAGGGAGCCTCCTGTCCACTCCCAGGCTGGGGCTCCAAGCACAG AGAGATAAGGCTATGGAGGGCAGTGGGGTCATGACCTCTGTGTCCTCTGTGACCTCTCACCCCGAGGAGCCCAGTGACCTTGAGGAACTGGAGGTGTTCGCCCGCACCTTCAAACAGAGACGCATCAAACTGGGCTTTACACAG gGTGATGTGGGAATGGCCATGGGGAAGCTATATGGTAATGATTTCAGCCAGACCACCATCTCTCGCTTCGAGGCCCTCAACCTGAGCTTTAAGAACATGTGCAAACTCAAACCACTACTGGAGAAGTGGCTCAACGATGCag AGACCATGTCCACAGACAGTACCATGCCCAGccccagctctctgtcctcttcctcaaTGGGCTTTGAGGGCCTGCCGGGCCGACGCAGGAAGAAAAGAACCAGCATCGAGACTAACGTCCGCGTGGCCCTGGAGAGAGCCTTCATCACG CAGAACCAGAAGCCTACCTCAGAGGAGATCCTGTGTATCGCGGACCAGCTcagcatggagaaggaggtgatCCGCGTTTGGTTCTGCAACCGCCGACAGAAAGAGAAGCGTATCAACCCCAACAGTGCCACCCCTCCCTTGCCCAGCCAGCCCCCCCAAGCCCCACCGACGCACAAACCCCCCTGCTACAGCCCACACATG ATGTCCAGTCAGCTGTCCAATCAGCTGTCCAGTCAGATGTCCAGTCAGCTGTCCAGTCAGCTGTCCAGTCAGCTGTCCCAGGCAGTGACCAGCCTCAGCACCACATTGACCACAATGTCATCGTTCTCCCCTCTGATCCCCAGTGGTCCCACCCACTCATCTCTTAGCTCCGCCTCCTCCCCAgtgactcctcctcctcctcgcagCACAGCCAGCCCAGCCACTCCCAGCCACAGCACACTGAGTCTCAACACAGG CTTATGGCGTTTGGGTAAAAAGAATGGTGATGTGTCTAACTACATCACCGATTTTGCTGCAAACTTGAG CCCTAGCAGCCAGTGGTGGCCAGCTGCCCCTTTCCAGTCTTGA